A window of Gambusia affinis linkage group LG03, SWU_Gaff_1.0, whole genome shotgun sequence contains these coding sequences:
- the LOC122828439 gene encoding LOW QUALITY PROTEIN: beta-1,3-galactosyl-O-glycosyl-glycoprotein beta-1,6-N-acetylglucosaminyltransferase-like (The sequence of the model RefSeq protein was modified relative to this genomic sequence to represent the inferred CDS: inserted 1 base in 1 codon) yields MTAGFFIDLXYPETMRFCKQSWRQLSLKLTFALGSLWMLFLVLQTQSPLSTDLIHSNIWLEYRDYDFGPERVCNCSAIQEGDKEELLEAKLLTITKEFQKNIQIPDENYINETKDCRKFQSKRKYITFALSKEEEDFPLAYSIVVHHKVQNFERLLRAIYAPQNIYCIHVDKKSQPSVEAAITSIASCFPNVFMVRQAVSVVYAGWSRVQADLNCMADLYEYSTKWKYFINLCGQDFPLKTNLEMVRMLRSLKGGNSLESEDFPVEKKWRISNVHEIVKGAIKTTGKLKSPPPFPIKSGNAYIVVTRGYVQSVLNDTRVQALIEWSKDAYSPDEFLWATIQRIPGVPGSTRPHTKYDQSDINAIARLVKWRWHEGSQDSAVYPECQGTHVRSICVYGAGDVQWLLENHHLFANKFDASTDPIPVFCLEKHLRQKALAESEGGFFSGLNR; encoded by the exons ATGACTGCTGGCTTCTTTATAGATC ACTATCCTGAAACCATGCGATTCTGCAAACAAAGCTGGCGCCAGCTGTCGTTGAAGCTCACCTTTGCACTGGGATCACTGTGGATGCTGTTCCTGGTTCTTCAGACACAGTCACCCCTGTCTACTGACCTAATCCACAGTAATATCTGGTTGGAGTACAGGGATTATGACTTTGGCCCAGAGAGAGTGTGCAACTGCTCAGCAATCCAGGAGGGAGACAAAGAGGAGCTGCTGGAAGCCAAACTATTAACCATCACTAAAGAGTtccagaaaaatattcaaatcccTGATGAGAATTACATTAATGAGACCAAAGACTGCAG GAAATTCCAGTCAAAGAGGAAATATATAACGTTTGCCCttagcaaagaagaagaagacttTCCTCTGGCTTATTCTATAGTTGTTCATCACAAA gTGCAGAACTTTGAGCGACTGCTACGAGCCATCTACGCACCTCAGAACATTTATTGTATTCATGTGGACAAAAAATCCCAGCCCTCTGTAGAAGCTGCAATTACCAGCATCGCTTCCTGTTTTCCCAATGTCTTCATGGTCAGACAGGCTGTGAGCGTGGTCTATGCTGGGTGGTCTCGTGTCCAAGCTGACCTCAACTGCATGGCTGACCTCTATGAATACAGTACAAAGTGGAAATACTTTATCAACCTGTGTGGACAAGACTTCCCTCTAAAAACCAACTTGGAAATGGTAAGGATGCTGCGCTCGCTGAAGGGCGGCAACAGCTTGGAGTCCGAAGATTTCCCTGTAGAGAAGAAGTGGAGGATATCAAACGTTCACGAGATTGTTAAAGGGGCAATAAAG ACGACAGGAAAGTTGAAGAGTCCGCCTCCCTTCCCCATTAAGTCAGGAAATGCCTATATTGTGGTAACTCGGGGCTATGTCCAGAGTGTTTTGAATGATACTCGAGTACAAGCTCTTATCGAGTGGTCCAAAGACGCCTACAGTCCTGATGAGTTCCTGTGGGCAACCATTCAACGAATCCCTGGTGTGCCTGGCTCAACGAGACCCCACACTAAGTACGATCAAAGTGACATTAATGCCATTGCACGACTAGTGAAATGGAGGTGGCATGAGGGATCACAGGATTCAGCAGTGTATCCTGAGTGTCAGGGGACCCATGTACGGTCAATTTGTGTATACGGAGCTGGGgatgtacaatggctgctggagaacCACCACCTATTTGCCAACAAATTTGACGCGTCCACAGATCCTATTCCTGTCTTCTGCTTGGAGAAACATCTCAGACAGAAAGCTCTGGCTGAATCAGAaggtggttttttttctggtcttaatagataa